The Bacteroidales bacterium nucleotide sequence GAAACAGCTCCAATTGTAGCTTTGCACTCAGTAAGAATCATGCGAGTTTCACTGCTAGGCATCTTAATGATAGCATATTTACCTTCGCGGGCTAATAGCTGAGCATAAGATCCTGCACTTCGAGCCAACTGACCACCTTGACCAGGTCTTAACTCGATGTTGTGAATCAATGTACCCATCGGAATTTCCGATAGATGTAGCGTGTTGCCGATTTCGGGGGCAACCCCCTTACCTGACATAATAACTTGACCTACTTTTAGGCCATTAGGTGCTATTATATAACGTTTTTCACCATCTGAGTATTCAACCAAGGCGATACGTGCAGTTCTGTTTGGGTCGTACTCAATTGTTTTCACAACTGCTTCAACGCCATCACGTTCACGTAAAAAATCGATAAGCCTATATCTACGCTTATGACCGCCACCAACATAACGCATTGTCATGCGTCCTTGGTTGTTTCTACCACCAGTCCTCTTAATAGGACGAATTAATGATTTCTCAGGTGTCGAGGTGGTTATATCATCGAAAACACCTATAACTTTATGTCTCTGTCCTGGTGTAACAGGTTTTAGTTTCCTTACAGCCATTTCACTTAAATGTTGCTATAAAAATCAATCTTTTCACCTTCTTTTAACGTCACTATGGCTTTCTTGAAACTATTTGTTTTTCCGGATAGAAAACCGGATTTTGTATAGCGTGATTTCAATTTACCTGCGTAACGAATTGTATTTATCGAATTGACGGTTACACCGTATAACTCTTCAATGGCCTTTTTAATCTGTAACTTGTTAGCACTTTTCTCGACAATAAAACCATATTGGTTTAATTTCTCGCTTAAGCGTTCCATCTTCTCTGTTACTATTGGCCTTATCAAAATGTTCATCGCTCTTTAGTTTATGATACTTTAAACATCTTATGTAATACGTCAACCGAACTCTCTACCAGAACAAGTGTATTTGCATCAAGAACTTCGTATGTATTTAAAGATGATGCTAATACAACTTTTTGTCTCTGTAAATTTCTGGAGGACAAATATATATTTTTATTTGGTTCGCTTAGCACAAATAAAGACTTTTTGTCGCCAATATTAAGATTAGTGCAAATTGAGATAAATTCTTTGGTTTTAGGAGTATCAAAATTGAAGTCTTCTATAACCAAAATCTTATTATCTAAAATTTTGTGTGCTAATGCACTTTTACGCGCTAACTGCTTAACCTTTTTGTTGAGTTTCGATTCGTAATCACGTGGTCTTGGTCCAAATACTCTTCCACCACCACGGAATAAGGGAGATTTGATACTACCGGCACGTGCTGTACCAGTACCTTTTTGCCTCTTTAGTTTGCGAGTACTACCGGATATTTCGTTACGCTCTTTCGATTTGGATGTACCTTGACGTTGATTATTAAGATATTGTTTAACATCAAGGTAAATTGCGTGATCGTTTGGTTCAATGGCAAAAATGCTATCATTGAGTTCGATCTTTCTTCCGGTTTCCTTTCCAGCTATATTTAGTACTTTAACTTCCATTATTTCTCAATAATTAAATATGAACCTTTAGCACCTGGAATAGATCCCTTTACGAGGAGCAGATTGTTCTCAGGGATTACCTTTAATACACGTAGGTTGGTAATTTTAACTTTATCACCGCCTGTGCGTCCTGGTAATCTTTTTCCTGGGAATACACGAGAAGGGAAGGATGATGCACCCATTGATCCAGGAGCCCTTAAGCGGTTATGTTGTCCGTGGGTTTGTCCACCAACACCTCCGAAACCGTGACGTTTTACAACGCCCTGGAATCCTTTACCTTTAGTAATACCCGAAACATCAACCCATCGATCATCATTGAAGATATCAACTGTGATAACATCACCTAACTGGTGATCTTTATCCCAATCCCTAAATTCAATAACTTTACGTTTAGGTGTTGTGTTCGCTTTTTTGAAGTGACCCAGTAAGGGTCGTCCGGTGTGCTTCTCCTTCTTGTCATCGAAAGCGAGTTGAACAGCGATGTAGCCATCCTTCTCGTTTGTTTTGACCTGAGTAACTACGCAGGGACCAGCTTCAATCACAGTGCATGGTATGTTCTTACCCTCGGCACTGAATACGGAAGTCATTCCGATTTTACGTCCAATTAATCCTGCTGACATTTTTTAGTCAATTAATGATCAAACTCATACTTTAATTTCTACTTCGACTCCAGATGGAAGTTCGAGCTTCATTAGGGCATCGATAGTCTTCGGGGTGGAGCTGTAGATGTCGAGTAAACGTTTGAAAGAGCTGAGTTCAAATTGCTCTCTCGATTTTTTGTTAACGAACGTGGAGCGGTTTACAGTAAAAATCCGCTTGTGTGTAGGTAGCGGAATAGGACCACTCACCACAGCGCCTGTTGCTTTTACAGTCTTCACGATCTTCTCGGCAGACTTGTCAACCAGGTTGTGGTCATACGATTTTAGTTTAATTCTAATTTTCTGGCTCATTGCTATTACTGCTAAGTAATTTTTTATTCTTCTTCCTTAATTACTTTACCACTTGTGCTTTCAATAATCGTCTTTGAAATATTGGTAGGAACCTCAGCATAATGAGAAAACTCCATTGTTGATGTTGCTCTACCAGAAGTAAGAGTACGAAGTACTGTTACATATCCAAATTGTTCAGAAAGTGGCACTTTGGCTTTAATAACTCGGGCAACACCTTTAGATTCCATCCCTGTGATTTGTCCTCGGCGTTTATTGAAATCGCCAATTACATCACCCATGTACTCTTCTGGGGTTACCACTTCAACCGACATAATTGGTTCAAGTATAACTGGGCTTGCCTTAGGGCAAGTATGACGGAATGCTTGGCGAGCACAAATTTCGAATGACAGAGCATCGGAGTCTACAGCATGGAATGAACCATCTGTTACAATCACCTTCATGCTTGGCATCGAGTAACCAGCCAAAACACCATTCTTCATAGCCGAAGCAAATCCCTTTTCAATTGAAGGAATGAATTCCTTGGGGATATGTCCGCCCTTAACATCATTAACGAATTGCAAACCTGTAACACCCTCATCGGCTGGTCCAATTTCAAAGATGATATCAGCAAATTTACCTCTACCACCAGATTGTTTCTTGAACACTTCACGATGGTTTACAGATTTTGTGATACACTCTCTGTATGCAACCTGAGGAGCACCTTGGTTGATATCTACGCTAAATTCTCTTCTTAGTCGGTCTACAATGATCTCAAGGTGGAGTTCACCCATTCCTCTGATAATAGTTTGACCACTATCCTCATCGGTATGAACTCTGAAAGTTGGATCCTCTTCGGAAAGTTTGTTCAAAGCCAACCCCAGTTTATCCATATCTTTTTGAGTTTTTGGCTCTATTGCCAAACCGATAACTGGCTCGGGAAAAGTCATTGATTCCAGTGCAATAGGATGCTTCTCGTCGCAAACAGTATCGCCTGTACGTAGGTCTTTGAAACCTACTGCAGCACAAATATCTCCAGCTTCGCAGAATTCTATTGGATTCTGTTTATTCGCATGCATTTGGTAAAGACGGCTGATACGATCCTTCTTACCACTGCGAACGTTATAAACATAACTTCCACTATCCAATTTTCCTGA carries:
- the rplB gene encoding 50S ribosomal protein L2, coding for MAVRKLKPVTPGQRHKVIGVFDDITTSTPEKSLIRPIKRTGGRNNQGRMTMRYVGGGHKRRYRLIDFLRERDGVEAVVKTIEYDPNRTARIALVEYSDGEKRYIIAPNGLKVGQVIMSGKGVAPEIGNTLHLSEIPMGTLIHNIELRPGQGGQLARSAGSYAQLLAREGKYAIIKMPSSETRMILTECKATIGAVSNSDHALEKSGKAGRSRWLGRRPRTRGVAMNPVDHPMGGGEGRASGGHPRSRKGIPAKGYKTRSPKNSSNKFIIERRKK
- the rplW gene encoding 50S ribosomal protein L23, producing MNILIRPIVTEKMERLSEKLNQYGFIVEKSANKLQIKKAIEELYGVTVNSINTIRYAGKLKSRYTKSGFLSGKTNSFKKAIVTLKEGEKIDFYSNI
- the rplD gene encoding 50S ribosomal protein L4 — encoded protein: MEVKVLNIAGKETGRKIELNDSIFAIEPNDHAIYLDVKQYLNNQRQGTSKSKERNEISGSTRKLKRQKGTGTARAGSIKSPLFRGGGRVFGPRPRDYESKLNKKVKQLARKSALAHKILDNKILVIEDFNFDTPKTKEFISICTNLNIGDKKSLFVLSEPNKNIYLSSRNLQRQKVVLASSLNTYEVLDANTLVLVESSVDVLHKMFKVS
- the rplC gene encoding 50S ribosomal protein L3 — encoded protein: MSAGLIGRKIGMTSVFSAEGKNIPCTVIEAGPCVVTQVKTNEKDGYIAVQLAFDDKKEKHTGRPLLGHFKKANTTPKRKVIEFRDWDKDHQLGDVITVDIFNDDRWVDVSGITKGKGFQGVVKRHGFGGVGGQTHGQHNRLRAPGSMGASSFPSRVFPGKRLPGRTGGDKVKITNLRVLKVIPENNLLLVKGSIPGAKGSYLIIEK
- the rpsJ gene encoding 30S ribosomal protein S10; this translates as MSQKIRIKLKSYDHNLVDKSAEKIVKTVKATGAVVSGPIPLPTHKRIFTVNRSTFVNKKSREQFELSSFKRLLDIYSSTPKTIDALMKLELPSGVEVEIKV
- the fusA gene encoding elongation factor G, whose amino-acid sequence is MSRDLRFTRNIGIMAHIDAGKTTTTERILYYTGKTHKIGEVHDGAATMDWMVQEQERGITITSAATTTFWKYNNQQYQVNIIDTPGHVDFTVEVERSLRVLDGTVATFCAVGGVEPQSETVWRQADKYGVPKIAFINKMDRTGADFLSVVTQIKEKLGANAVPIQLPIGAEETFRGVIDLIANKAIIWFEDPKTNTLDFRYEEIPSEMKEEAAEWRGKLIEAVAGFNDDLLERFFDDPESITKDEITQTIRTATISMTVIPVLCGAAFKNKGIQILLDSVIAFLPSPLDKGAVTGINPDSEKEETRKPDANEPFCGLAFKIATDPYVGRLAFIRVYSGKLDSGSYVYNVRSGKKDRISRLYQMHANKQNPIEFCEAGDICAAVGFKDLRTGDTVCDEKHPIALESMTFPEPVIGLAIEPKTQKDMDKLGLALNKLSEEDPTFRVHTDEDSGQTIIRGMGELHLEIIVDRLRREFSVDINQGAPQVAYRECITKSVNHREVFKKQSGGRGKFADIIFEIGPADEGVTGLQFVNDVKGGHIPKEFIPSIEKGFASAMKNGVLAGYSMPSMKVIVTDGSFHAVDSDALSFEICARQAFRHTCPKASPVILEPIMSVEVVTPEEYMGDVIGDFNKRRGQITGMESKGVARVIKAKVPLSEQFGYVTVLRTLTSGRATSTMEFSHYAEVPTNISKTIIESTSGKVIKEEE